TGGAAGTAGTCGCGCCGGATTATATGAAGATGCGTGTCTGGGAAAGAGGCGCGGGAATTACTCTCGCTTGCGGTACCGGTGCTTGTGCTGTGGTGGTGGCGGCCCTGTTGACGGGCAAATGCGATCGCCGTTGTACCGTGGAACTCCCCGGTGGTTGTCTTCAGATTCACTGGTCGGACACCGATAACCGGGTTTACATGACAGGTCCTGCTAAAGCTGTTTTTGAGGGCATTTACTTGGTCTAAACCAACCCGCTAGGACGGGGACTGAACTCCCCGAACAGTGCGACGGGATTGTTGATTCTTAGAGACTGGTAATCCAAGCAATAATTCCTTTACCGGTTAACAATTCAATGGCTAAAAGAGAGACAAAGCCAATCATGGCTAGTCTGCCATTCAATTTTTCAGCGTTTTTGGTAAAACCGAGACTGCTAGAACTATCAACGTACATTTTTGGTTCAACAGCAAAATTATTCAGTCTTCCTTGTTCTTCGGTGGTGTAGCCGCGGGCAGTCATGGGGAGGCTCCTTTTGTATGCTTATGTTAAGAAGTGTAACACATTGTTAAGTTATATTGCAAATTTTAACAAAAAATTTCTGGAGACTCAGAAAAACTCGATCGGGTGGTCACTCAACGGCAAGGCTCTAAACTGTCAGGGTAGTGCTGTAGTTCTATCTCCTCTGGGTTTATTGAGGAAATTTTGCTTTTTTCTTGACAAATTACTCGGGTTGTGGTAGTAAAGAAGTGTAAACTTGATCACCCGATCAAGGAAAAGACAAAAACTATCTTAAGGTTTGCTGAACAAATCTAAAAACCTTGTTAGATAAGGCTTTTAGACTTTTTTTCCCTCAAAAAGTGCTGACCATTGGAGTGATCGGGGGTAAAATTCCTGGACTTTTTCCCTGAAAATTAGGTAACTGACTACCTCAAAATCGGTAAAACCCTACACCCCACACCCCACACCCTGCCCCCACGAAAAACTTTTTGCCGCAAACCCTATCTTAAGGTCGCCAGAGGAGTCCCGTTAAACCGTACAGGAGTTAGCGGGGGATAAATTGCCGCCAAAAGCGAACCCGACTCTAGGGAGTCAACTGACCTTGAGCGAAGATGTGCCGAATGGGTTAAGTGTGGGGAGAATAGGGAAAAACCACTAGGAAAAACCTGAATAGAATCTTAATATATAGAGTGCCTAGTAGCCGTAACGATTGCGCTCACTGTTTTTGTAAATTCTATGGCAGAGATTAGCCCAGAGATCAACCTCATGCAGATAGCGACTATACTCAACCAATATCGATTTGAAATGAGAGGATATAAAGCGCAAGAATTAATCGAGTGCTGGTTGCCCACCTATTCGCTAAATTGGATTCGCATGGCGATTTTAGAGGCACTCTATCAGGGACGTTACAAAGTCATTTCGGTGGAGGAAATCCTCAAAATTTGGCACCGTCGCGGCCATCCTACCTTTCATTTTACGGGGGAATTCGAGCGCTTGGTTTGTAAAAACTTGCTAGATTCCCAGTTAAATGGCAAAAAAACGGTAGTTATCCCTAAACAGGAAAAGGTCAATATACTTTCTACCACCCTTGAGCAGCCTTATCCAGAGCCAGCAGCGGGAAAAACCGATAGTAATGGCACAGTAGCCACGAGTAAAGACTCTTTACTAAACTTAGAAACTTCTCTTTTTGATGATCCTCGTAAAGGGATGAGTAATGTGGAGCAATTATTGTCACAGTTAACCACGGAAACGCCCAAATTCCCTGAATTAGAATCAGTGCCTAAATCGCCTAAGGGTACTGGAACTGGGGAGAATTTTCCAGCTAATTTTAAACCGGCAATCGATGAGTTTACCCCTTTGTTAGACCCTTCGGAATTATATCCCAAATTAAAAGCTGTGGCTCGATCGCAGTATAAGTAGGGTTGGCTGAAAAAGTTTTTCCTAGGGGCAGGGTGTGGGGTGTGGGGTGTGGGGTGTGGGGTGGTGGGGTACTGACACCAATTAATTCCCCGCCCTCAAGAAAAAAAATCGCCCTGACGATTAGAATAGAGTTAACTTTCCCCCTCCAGGCTCTGCTCAATTAACTAGATTATGACATCCTCCTATTTTGGTCTAGAAACCGAAGAAAATAAACTAATTAACTCTAATAATCTCTCGTTCGCCGCTTCTCTTGGTATTCATGGCCTGCTTTTGGCGATTATCTTACCTAATTTCCTCAATAATCCAGTGCAGGAGTCAAAAAAGGATTTACGCAACGTCAATCTGATTGAATTGAACCCTCTAGAGCAGTCACGTCTTCCCAGTCTTGACTCCTCCCTGTCCAGCTTACCGGAACTGCCTAACCCCAATTTGTCTTCTTCCTCTTTGCCTCCTCTCCCCCCCATGGATGGCATCCATAACAGCACCTTACCTCCTTTACCCTCGGTTTCTTCCCTTCCCCCCTTACCTTCCTTACCTGCTTTACCTCCCCTCTCCTCTTTACCCTCCGTCAATATCTATTCTCCTCCCGTGGCATCTATTCCCTCTCTGGGTAGATTACCGATTCCTCGCAATTTTCCCACTTCTACCCCCAGTTTACCTAGTCCTCCTTCTGTTCCCACGCTGCTGGACAATAATAATCTGCCTAGGGAGACTAATAACAACCGGATACCGCCTGACTTCGATCCCTACCAAGATAATCTAACTTTAGATAGATTGCGAAAATCCCCTCTTAGTGCATCGCAACAGGCACAGGAACAATTAAACAATTCCTTGGCCCGCACGCCGGAGCCGAATGGTCAATCGCCCATTGATGAACAGCGTCGTCAACAATTAATGTGGGAAATGCAGGAACGTTTGCGCTCCCTGGAGGCGGATAAAAGTAATACCAGTAACGAGGATGCCATGAGAAATCAGGTGGATTGGCTGGCCAGAGTCCAAAAAACTAATCCTAACGCCTTAAATGAACTAAATCAGCCCAATCAGGGCAGCAGAGGCATAACTACCGTCAATTTGACCGGTAATTATCCCGCTACGGCTTGTTCCCGTCAATTAGCGGGGACGGCGGTTTATGGGGTGACGGTGGATGGTCAAGGCCGCCTCAGCAGTGAACCCCAGTTAATTAAAAGTGCTGGCTTCCCGATTTTCAATCAACAGGGGGCTAGGGAAGTGCGCTTAACTCGTTTTAATAATCCCAGTGGTGAGTCGAGAATCTATCAGGTGCGAGTCAGTTTTGCCCCTAACCCGGAAGTGTGCCGAGGTGCGATCGCTAATCCTCCAAAACCAGAGGGTAGTAACCTCAATACGCGTAACTCCCCCCCCGTAACGCCGGCAATTGAAACCCCGCTTCGTCCTAATCAACCGCCGCAACCGGCCGTTAGCCCCCAACCGGATAACGTCAAGCCGCCCGAAACCACAGGTCCAAATCCGGCCCCAACCCAGTCAGAACCGCCCAAAGAAGCGATAATCGAAGAAAAAGCCCCAGAAACTCCTCCCCAAACCCCCGCTCTCAATCAGCCGGAGGGTTCCCCCGCTAGTCCCCCCACTAGCCAAAATCCTCAACCCCTGAGCGAGGAAGCCTTGCCCCCCAGTCCGCCGGCGGAAGCTAAAACTGAACCAGAAAGTTAGGCCTTTTCAGTTATCAGTTATCAGTTATCAGTTATCAGTTATCAGTTATCAGATGTGAGTTATCAGATGTGAGTTTTAGGTTTACTGATTACTGAAAAAAACTCCCGGCTACTGACTCCTGACTCCTGACTCCTAACCCCACCAACAAACTTTTTGCCGCAAACCCTACTTAAATGATTTCCACTTCCCAGATACCCGATTCTTTTGTCTCACCTTGCCGTCGCGCCTCCGTTAGTCGTACTACCAAAGAAACCGATGTACAGGTGACGATCGATCTTGATGGTAGCGGCAATTGTCGCGCCCAGACAGGAATTCCCTTTCTTGATCATATGTTGCAGCAAATCGCCTCCCACGCTGCGATCGATCTCGATGTGCGTGCCACGGGAGATCTAGAAATTGATGACCATCACACCAATGAAGACGTGGGAATCACCCTCGGACAAGCTTTACTGCAAGCTTTGGGAGACAAAAAAGGGATCGTCCGTTTCGGGCATTTTGTCGCCCCTCTCGATGAAGCTTTAGTGCAGGTTGCCCTCGATTTTTCCGGTCGTCCCCACCTCAGTTATGGTCTAGAAATTCCCACCCAAAGAGTGGGAACCTACGATACTCAGCTAGTGCGGGAATTTTTTGTTGCTTTGGTCAATCACAGTCAAATGACCCTACATATTCGTCAATTAGACGGGATTAATTCCCATCATATTATTGAGGCTACTTTTAAAGCTTTTGCCCGGGCGATGAGTATGGCCATAGCGATCGATCCCCGTCGCGCCGGTATAATTCCCAGTTCTAAGGGAGTTTTATAGAAGCACTGCTTAACCCGAATTAACGTTAGCTTAGAAGCCCATAATTTGAGCCACTTGGGTTAATTCGGGAGCGATACCAG
This Microcystis wesenbergii NRERC-220 DNA region includes the following protein-coding sequences:
- a CDS encoding chlorophyll a/b-binding protein, translated to MTARGYTTEEQGRLNNFAVEPKMYVDSSSSLGFTKNAEKLNGRLAMIGFVSLLAIELLTGKGIIAWITSL
- a CDS encoding energy transducer TonB, with product MTSSYFGLETEENKLINSNNLSFAASLGIHGLLLAIILPNFLNNPVQESKKDLRNVNLIELNPLEQSRLPSLDSSLSSLPELPNPNLSSSSLPPLPPMDGIHNSTLPPLPSVSSLPPLPSLPALPPLSSLPSVNIYSPPVASIPSLGRLPIPRNFPTSTPSLPSPPSVPTLLDNNNLPRETNNNRIPPDFDPYQDNLTLDRLRKSPLSASQQAQEQLNNSLARTPEPNGQSPIDEQRRQQLMWEMQERLRSLEADKSNTSNEDAMRNQVDWLARVQKTNPNALNELNQPNQGSRGITTVNLTGNYPATACSRQLAGTAVYGVTVDGQGRLSSEPQLIKSAGFPIFNQQGAREVRLTRFNNPSGESRIYQVRVSFAPNPEVCRGAIANPPKPEGSNLNTRNSPPVTPAIETPLRPNQPPQPAVSPQPDNVKPPETTGPNPAPTQSEPPKEAIIEEKAPETPPQTPALNQPEGSPASPPTSQNPQPLSEEALPPSPPAEAKTEPES
- the hisB gene encoding imidazoleglycerol-phosphate dehydratase HisB — encoded protein: MISTSQIPDSFVSPCRRASVSRTTKETDVQVTIDLDGSGNCRAQTGIPFLDHMLQQIASHAAIDLDVRATGDLEIDDHHTNEDVGITLGQALLQALGDKKGIVRFGHFVAPLDEALVQVALDFSGRPHLSYGLEIPTQRVGTYDTQLVREFFVALVNHSQMTLHIRQLDGINSHHIIEATFKAFARAMSMAIAIDPRRAGIIPSSKGVL